In Eubalaena glacialis isolate mEubGla1 chromosome 3, mEubGla1.1.hap2.+ XY, whole genome shotgun sequence, the following are encoded in one genomic region:
- the B3GALT2 gene encoding beta-1,3-galactosyltransferase 2, whose amino-acid sequence MLQWRRRHCCLAKMSWNAKRSLFRTHLIGVLSLVFLFAMFLFFNHHDWLPGRTGFKENPVTYTFRGFRSTKSETNHSSLRNIWKETVPQTLRPQTATNSNNTDLSPQGVTGLENTLSANGSIYNEKGTGHPNSYHFKYLINEPEKCQEKSPFLILLIAAEPGQIEARRAIRQTWGNESLAPGIQITRIFLLGVSIKLNGYLQRAILEESRQYHDIIQQEYLDTYYNLTIKTLMGMNWVATYCPHIPYVMKTDSDMFVNTEYLILKLLKPDLPPRHNYFTGYLMRGYAPNRNKDSKWYMPPDLYPSERYPVFCSGTGYVFSGDLAEKIFKVSLSIRRLHLEDVYVGICLAKLRIDPVPPPNEFVFNHWRVSYSSCKYSHLITSHQFQPSELIKYWNHLQQNKHNACANAAKEKAGRYRHRKLH is encoded by the coding sequence ATGCTTCAGTGGAGAAGAAGACACTGCTGCCTTGCAAAGATGAGCTGGAATGCCAAAAGGTCTCTGTTCCGCACCCATCTTATTGGTGTACTTTCTCTCGTGTTTCTTTttgctatgtttttgtttttcaatcatCATGACTGGCTGCCAGGCAGAACTGGATTCAAAGAAAACCCTGTGACATACACTTTCCGTGGATTTCGTTCTACAAAAAGTGAGACAAACCACAGCTCTCTTCGGAACATTTGGAAAGAAACAGTCCCGCAGACTCTGAGGCCTCAAACAGCAACTAACTCCAATAACACAGATTTGTCACCACAAGGAGTTACAGGGCTGGAGAATACACTCAGTGCCAACGGAAGTATTTACAATGAAAAAGGCACTGGACATCCAAATTCTTACCATTTCAAATACCTTATCAATGAACCTGAAAAATGCCAGGAGAAAAGCCCTTTTTTAATACTACTAATAGCTGCAGAACCTGGACAGATAGAAGCTAGAAGAGCTATTCGGCAAACTTGGGGCAATGAAAGTCTAGCACCTGGTATCCAAATCACACGAATTTTTTTGTTGGGTGTAAGTATTAAGTTAAATGGCTACCTTCAACGTGCAATACTGGAAGAAAGCAGACAATACCACGATATAATTCAACAGGAATATTTAGATACATACTATAATCTGACCATTAAAACACTAATGGGCATGAACTGGGTTGCCACATACTGTCCACATATTCCATATGTTATGAAAACTGACAGTGACATGTTTGTCAACACCGAATATTTAATACTTAAGTTACTGAAGCCAGACCTGCCTCCTAGACATAACTATTTTACTGGTTACCTAATGAGGGGATACGCACCCAACCGAAACAAAGACAGCAAGTGGTACATGCCACCAGACCTCTACCCAAGTGAGCGCTATCCTGTCTTCTGTTCCGGGACTGGTTATGTTTTTTCTGGAGATCTGGCAGAGAAGATATTTAAAGTTTCTTTAAGCATCCGTCGTTTGCACTTGGAAGATGTATATGTAGGGATCTGTCTTGCCAAGTTGAGAATTGATCCTGTCCCCCCTCCCAATGAGTTTGTGTTCAATCACTGGCGAGTTTCTTATTCAAGCTGTAAATACAGCCACCTAATTACCTCTCATCAGTTCCAGCCTAGTGAACTGATAAAATACTGGAACCATTTACAACAAAATAAGCACAACGCTTGTGCCAACgcagcaaaagaaaaagcagGCAGGTATCGCCACCGCAAACTCCACTAG